The Magnolia sinica isolate HGM2019 chromosome 11, MsV1, whole genome shotgun sequence DNA window TACAAGCTTAAGCTTGGAGAGATCGTCACCACCATCCCCACTATTGGTATCAGATCTCACCCCTGTCTCTCTCAATCTTGGATGCTGGATggtttttgttctcttttttaaCCCAGATTGTGTAATTTTGCATGTttttggtgattgattgatgtctgaTCCAGTTTTCATGCTTTTGGACTCAATTAGATCCTTTCTTTACATGTAGAATCAGAACTAGGTTGTTTAAGCATGTATGTTTCTAGATTTGTTCATCTATTTGTATAGTTAGGTTTCCTAGCTTGATTCCATTGGAACTTGTATGCATGCCATAAATCTGTACATTATATTGTTGAAATCTGAAGATGTGCTTGTGGAGAATGAGAGATCCGTACCTGTTGGCTTTAGCTGGGGCTCTGTGTTCATGGCTCCGTAAGTGAGAGGTTGGGCTCAGACTTATGCTGGTTAGCCATTGtttgcatggttttaagacttgcacCAACTCATTTAGTCTTGAGATGAGTTGTACTGGAGTTGGGGTGAGTCAGCTGAGTCACCAccatgtttctcaaaatagaaggaaaaataaagaaatatatagaATTTAAAAAATGGCAACTGGGGTAGTTTTATGATAAAATCTAGTTAATGTGTGACCTTAAAATGCACTAAATATCAATTGGCTGTGTGAAAAGTGGATAGCTATCTGATTGATTTCTTTGGtaatagatccacaccattcaggaaAACATGTTTCTTGATGGTAGTTGTAACCTACTTATGTGAAATAGTTCATCTTGACCATGGTAGCTGGAAACACCCTAGGGCCATCTGAAATGCATTTCAGAAAAGGCAGATTTGCATTTCAAATGTTCTGTCAGAATTGAAATGCATTTCCTTGGGGAACATTTGTGAAAGGCAattttgaaaaagtaataattttgCACTTCAAAATTTCCTTGAAACACTTGAGATGCATTTGTAAAACATAAGATAAACTCATTTcagacttctttttctttttggtttttttttttcctttatcggCAACATAAGCAAACCTCTTGTGAAACGTTTCTCAAGAGTAAGTAAAACATGAGCGAAACGACTGTGAAACTCAAGTAAAACATCTGAAATGATAGTGAAACTTTAAATTAATACATTATcatattttcttagttttctaTAAAATTCCCCAAACAATTTAAATGTGTTTCTAATTAATTTAAaggttttcttattatttttgagACATGGGTAGCAAGAGACCATTCTGCAAATAATGTTCACGCTTACTTCAATTTTGATAGTTAAAGTTACACAATTTAGTCAAAGAAATGAAAATGCCAGGAAATCAGCTTTTGAAGGAACGAGGTGATGTTTAGGACTGTACTTGATTTCTTCACAAATCTCTGTCTATTAATTATTATTGAGCTCTCTTACTCTTTGACGTTTCTTTGCCAAACTGTTAGAACTTCTATAGTGAAATTTCCAATGAATGTTGATTACAAGTCTAAACTTATTCAACTACTCTTGAAGTAGAATTCAACTCAACTTGGTAAGACTCAGCTTTTGAAAAACCTGGTGGTATCTGATGAAAAGTTGCCAAGCACTTGAAAAACTCTAGTGATTTCTTCACAAATACTTTTGGACTTTCTGAGGCTTGGATATGGTCACAATCGACCCTCAGTCACACTCATCTATCCTTTTTACACTTTAATCCTTAAATTTTCCCATCGATAtgattttcttgtctttttttccttttctaaccTAGGCAAGAAAATCTTCTCTAGAAGTGTTTAACAACCCTTTCGTATTCTCATGCCACAGTGGGGCTTTAGGGAGCTTTAGGAATTCCAGCGACAGATTCGTTGATATTTTTCAAGAGGAAATAATGTGGATAATTGCCCACCAGAATAGGGGCCCTGTTCGGGCAAAGAATCAATAGTAGAAAAAAACTGAACAAGAAAAATGTTTTCATATGCATAATAATTTTGTATTGCTATAAGCCTATAAGATGTATTTCCTCCTCATGAAAGTGGAATTCTACATAATACTGAATTAGTTGAGCTGCTTTGCTTCCATGTTTTGCCTTCTTTGACTGCTTTCCCAGTCTGGTTAGTCTATCTGATTCAGATTTGTTTGGACTCTATCTTTTGAAAGAACATATAGAGTTGCATTGGGTAAATTAAATCCAACTGTTACAATGCTACGAAGGCTCTTTCTTGACCTAAACCCAAATACCCAACctgagtttgggtcaggttgtcAAGTTCCTCaggttggaaaatgccaacctGATTTGAATTTTGGTTGGGTTCAAGTTGAGCAAATTTGGGTTCGGCTAGGTAGGGTTGGGAatgatcacatgtatttgggttgggtagGGTTGTGTCAAGCATATAGAGGATTCTGgttgggcaccttgggttggaatttAGGTTGGGTCAAGCATAGAGTATTCCAGTTGGTCACCTTAGGTTGAAAGTGCTTAAATATTGATTTTCTGTATGATGAAAATTGTTTGAGCAATATTTGTTGGTCCAGTTCATGATGGCGAATGGTACTCTAGTTCCGGTTCTTATTCATACAAATGTTACAAAGTACCTAAGCTTCAAAGCTATGGACGGGGACTATGTCTTTAATAAGGAAAAGGTAACCCCATTTCTGTTTGTTAAACTTCAATGTGTTGATGATCTATTCTGCCATCACTTCGGCTTTCAGCAGTTCTTACGCCTACACTTGCTAATCGTTGCAACAGGTTCACAAGGTTCCAGCAACAGACATGGAGGCCCTCAAATTTCCATTGATGGGCTTATTTGAAAAGCGTTGTGCTCGTAAGTTCTTCATCTATGTCCAAAATTATGTAGAAAATGATCCCAAGACACATGAAGGGCTGGACCTTACAAGAGTGACGACTAGAGAACTTGTTGCGTATGTTCCTGATCTTTCACTTACATATACAAAATTATTTCATATTGAGAATACTTTGTTATAATAATGGAAATATCTACTATTAAGTTTTGATTTATGTGCCTTGAATTGAACAACTCACATTCTCACATGGATTTTTTAAGTTCAGACCAGTCTGTATGATTTTGTCATGAGGCCGATCCACTACAAAGCACTATAGGTTAAACTTAACCTACTATGCAATGTGTggagccccattgtgatgtgtgcatgacatccatcaGTGCATCTTGTGTGCCCCTTCATATTCTCCTTGGCTCTCAAAAATAGgctgatccaaaagtcaagtggaccataccgtgTAAAATCATgctcaaaacataaaaaatcacatggtgtggcccaccttagcttgGAATGGCCTGATGTTTGGGGTGTCCATTCATCTCATTGGTGCATcctctaaaatatacaaaaacctgtggaccccacatgcaaggTGGAATTGGAATTACATTACTGTCAAGCATAATTCAAAAGCCTCTAAGCTCGGCTTGACTTCATGATTTAATATTTAAGTTATATAATTAGAAAATGTTTGGGGTAACATGTGTAGTATCCTAGTTGAAGGCATTACtctccccactagaggtgggagttttttattttttccattttttgaagctgttataatttttgagtttatttttgcttGCAGGCTGGCAAGGACATTCATGCTGTTGAGAGAAATTCAGGCAGAATGTCAGGAAGAAAAACACTCTATTATTCTTGTGGCGTACGGTGAGTCATGtccttttcttccattttctgaaGCTGTTATAGCTTTTGAGTTTACTACAACTAGATAGTTTTTAATTAGTGATAGCCACTTTCCCTTAAGATCAAGCAAGAGCTGGGTGGAAGCGTAACTCTCAGGTTGTTGAAATCATTGACTGGTATGAGAAAGAGTGCATTCTAGAGAGCTCAAGAGTCAATAAGGTGGCATTTATACAGGACCCGAAAATGGACAAAACCTGCACCAGGACAATAACAGTAAGATTTCCTTGTAATTATCATCACCTGCTGATTGTAAAATTTCTCCCTTTGTCTGGAATTTATCTCTCTGCTGAACTGTAATTGCATTTTAGAGATGtgttaagatcactaaaagttttaggattttaacTCAACGATTGAGCTTTAAAAGAGTGATTTTAGCTCAGCGATTGAGCTCAGCAATTTACGATCCTACCCCTATTGGCACtctgttttgaaaattttgtctGATTTTTTTAATGGATATAGCTCGAGATGAGCTTGTTAAAAGGCCTGATAATATATCTGTAGAGAAACTGTAGGTTAGGTTCAATTTCACCTTTGCTAATAGTGGCTTGATGTTTTCCTATTCTATTCTCTCTTTTTAAAGATTCTTTAAGAGCTGGGGAGCAGCTTCAGatccattttaatgtatgatgcTGTGTAAGAGTACAGTCTCTTCTAGACCTTGCTTTGTTGACCACAGCTGCAGCAGCAGATCCTTGTCATGAGGAATTGACATGTTGTGTGGTAGGTGACTCCTTTTATCAGCTTGCATTAATATAGAGTTGGTGGGAATTGAATGAGTGTTACCTACAAACACATGCTGCAATTGCTGATTGAAATGATCAATGTAAGCCATTGTGGCTTGTGTTTGACATTAGGTTCATCAATCAAGCAACCCCACTTTGTATGAGTCATAGCTGAAAAGTTTCGGTGGCCcacacatcacataggccacccTTATACAAAGAGACGGGAAGTTAAAATGGTATAACCAAATGTTCACATTCACTGTACATGtttgtccacctgatgaatggtctggcaTGTCTTCTGGGCTAGGACATGTTCATCATGTGGACAGTGCTGAGATGAATGGACCTGGTTAGCACAGACGGATACCGCATTGTTACTTATGGAGCACTAGTGATTGGTGCTCGCAGATGATTTGCAAGTATGATTTCTCAAACCTAATATTTCTTTCCTCCCATTACACACACAGGAAAGATCTTCTTTGCTTAATAGATTGGGGACTCTTAGTGATCTGGAATATGGGATGAAAAATTTACTTTCTACTCCTGAAGTTCAGAAGCCTGTTTCTGATGCTAATGATCAGACAGAGCCAGTAAGTGTCACTGGCCTAGAAATGTTCCCTCTTAGTTACAAGGTATGTCATGTTCTTGCATTCCTTTATCATTTTGAATCATAGTATCCTCTGGGGATATTCTCTAGTAATTAAATTTTGGTACAAGAATAGGTGCAATGGCCGTTATCCCTTATGATTTCCAAAAAAGCCTTGACAAAGTATCAGTTGATTTTCCAATTCCTGTTTCATTGTAAACACATCAACCGCCAACTTTGTGAAGCATGGCAAGTCCATCAAGTATGTGTATGTTTCTTTCATGTAGACATGTTTAGGTTGCAAGGAGTGTTACATGCATTCGTGCATCTGTAAGTGCCAAACACAAGTTCCTTAAGAGAAATGCATTTGCAAGATCCAGGATattcatcaggtaggccccatggCGAATGTGCTTAGCCCAAAAATCTTTTTgctccacttatcaggtgggccacacatttatgCTGAATGTGGACAATTTGCATGTGTTTAGCCTGTAAGTTAGCCTGCTTAGTTTTTGGACTAGGGTATAATCACCATCTTGCGTTCCAGTTGCCCCCCATGGTGAATGTGCTCTAGCCCAAAATTGTTTGTGGTCCACTTATCAGCTGGGCCACATAGTTATGCTGAATGTGGACAAATTGTATATTTTTAACCTGCAAGTTAGCCTGCTTAGTTTTTAGACTAGGTGATAATCATCATCAAGCATTCACCTGCTTGTTGGTAGGAAAAGGGTGCTCACTACCAACAATTTGCGCAAGAGGGCTATGATTATCCCAAATATCTACTTGATGTGTATGGAAGATGTGGAATTGGTGGACCACCAATTCATCCATTGCCCTTTCACTTGGAGAGTGTGGGCTGCTCGTCTTGACTCTTTCAAAGTTTCCTGGGATGTTCCTGTATCCACTTGGCACGAAGGTGGTCCTAGGAAGGAAGGAAATTCTAGGTGGCAGATGGCTTTACTAGCTGGTCTTTGGTCTCTTTGGGAAGAGAGAAATAACCATTGCTTTCGTAATTGCAGCAGCCCCCTCTTGAAAGTCCTTAAGAAGGTTTTCCCTCTTGAAAGTCCTTAAGAAGGTTTTTATATGTATCAGGAAGTGGATGTTCCAAGTTTTGGCTAGTGTTTTTTGCTGGCTATGGCTGGCTATTGTATTCTTTTGTCTGTTGGTTCTTTTAATAAGTTTTTTTGTTtctcaaaaaacaaaacaaaagaaaaaaaagaaaaaagaaagaaagaaagaaaagaaaagaaaaaaggcccCCCTTAATGAATTGTCGGATATTGTGCATATGCTACTCTTGCATGTGCAGGCGCTTCTGTTTCTCACTCGCAGAGGGTCATTTGCACTCTACAAGTACTAATTTCTCTTGGGTGGGTTTTGATTGCTTTCTAAATTACTGATATATTTACAGGGGGTTCGTGCTTTTAACAAATTGGGAACAGCCATCTCCCGCTCTTCAATGCTTTACTGTAGCATGCTTAAATTTATTATTAGCCTTTTACATATTTGACATTTGAGGTAAGCTCTGTCTTATTTTCAATGGCATATCGTTTTATTGTCATTTTTTGGAACCAAAGTTCTTTTGTTCATTGCAATAATTCCTTGTACGCCATTCGTAGGTTCTTGAACCTAATTTTC harbors:
- the LOC131218924 gene encoding guanosine nucleotide diphosphate dissociation inhibitor At5g09550-like; this translates as MEALKFPLMGLFEKRCARKFFIYVQNYVENDPKTHEGLDLTRVTTRELVALARTFMLLREIQAECQEEKHSIILVAYGESCPFLPFSEAVIAFEFTTTR